A DNA window from Acidobacteriota bacterium contains the following coding sequences:
- a CDS encoding diguanylate cyclase: MNSGLPSRRKSDRAELMALPRPARAYVVAVVVAGVAALADAARNLPPPDLGLFVMLLVIAVATSTAKIELPLGRSKSNLSLSHAVNFWALLALGPSPTVLIAAASAWAQCTLRTAARNPLHQVVFSIATLTITVWVAGLPLDLAMGADRAGLPALVRAAAVVAPLYFLVNTALVAGAIALSTRQPLIRIWRRNFLWSAPSYLAGAALAAVATVVWDRGLFAWLALLAAPLYLVFRSYHTVVARLREEQDETRRAMDVQLATIEALALAIEAKAGCTPEHIRSIQLYAATLAEAVGLSDAEVQAVRTAALLHDVGNMAVPEHILAKPEALTPEEFERVKLHPRAGAEILRDVPFGAPVAELVLCHHERWDGLGYPAGLRGDAIPVGARILAIADCYSTLQIDRPYRPARSAVAALAVLHEHAGTAFDPELVDLLTARLHLSAALPGQRAAGHEAADQNQSVLHDITGTHREEQTLYEIAQALGSSLGVEDAMMLIHEKVNRLVPFVTCALFLGNDSDGYSCRYAHGPGTEALLTWTGRPWSDLSQQLPPCADGRAGRGQDLAALLPCPLVCDGRRIGALVIYHHAPACFTDEHRRVFGRVSEQAAAVIYNSTRYEQTQHESQTDALTALPNRRSFDQQFGACIAGAASAGGTASVIGLDLDRLKEINDTYGHEAGDRALRAVGAALRSTVRESDLCARFAGDEFMVVLWGCSPEHETRRVAEVQAAVRDYPFEPRPGVRMQLSISAGCARFPEDGRTVEELLAVSDERMYRDKASRRSRA; this comes from the coding sequence ATGAACTCCGGTTTGCCGAGCCGGCGGAAGTCCGACCGGGCCGAGTTGATGGCGCTGCCGCGGCCGGCGCGCGCGTACGTCGTCGCCGTCGTGGTCGCGGGCGTCGCGGCGCTGGCTGATGCCGCGCGCAACCTGCCGCCGCCGGACCTCGGGCTGTTCGTGATGCTGCTGGTGATCGCCGTGGCGACCTCGACGGCGAAGATCGAGTTGCCGCTCGGCCGCAGCAAGTCGAACCTCTCGCTTTCGCATGCGGTGAACTTCTGGGCCTTACTGGCGTTGGGGCCGTCGCCCACGGTGTTGATCGCCGCGGCCAGTGCCTGGGCGCAGTGCACGCTTCGCACCGCCGCCCGCAACCCGCTGCACCAGGTAGTGTTCAGCATCGCGACCTTGACGATCACCGTGTGGGTGGCCGGCCTGCCGCTTGATTTGGCGATGGGCGCGGATCGCGCCGGCCTCCCCGCGCTGGTGCGTGCGGCCGCGGTAGTCGCCCCGCTCTACTTCCTGGTCAACACGGCCCTCGTGGCGGGCGCGATTGCGCTGTCCACCCGCCAGCCGCTGATCAGGATCTGGCGGCGCAACTTCCTGTGGAGCGCGCCAAGCTACCTGGCGGGCGCCGCCCTGGCCGCGGTAGCAACCGTGGTGTGGGATCGCGGCCTTTTCGCCTGGCTGGCGCTGCTCGCGGCGCCGCTCTACCTGGTGTTCCGCAGTTATCACACGGTGGTTGCGCGGCTGCGCGAGGAACAGGACGAGACCCGCCGCGCCATGGACGTCCAGCTGGCCACCATCGAGGCGCTGGCGCTGGCCATTGAAGCCAAGGCCGGCTGCACGCCCGAGCACATTCGGTCGATTCAGCTCTACGCCGCGACCCTGGCCGAAGCCGTGGGCCTGTCGGATGCCGAGGTGCAGGCGGTGCGGACCGCCGCGCTGCTGCACGATGTCGGCAACATGGCCGTGCCCGAGCACATTCTCGCCAAGCCCGAGGCGTTGACACCCGAAGAGTTCGAGCGCGTGAAGCTCCACCCGCGCGCCGGCGCCGAGATCCTGCGCGACGTGCCATTCGGCGCGCCGGTGGCGGAACTGGTGCTCTGCCATCACGAACGCTGGGATGGCCTCGGCTACCCGGCCGGCCTGCGCGGCGACGCGATTCCAGTCGGTGCGCGCATCCTGGCGATTGCCGACTGTTACAGCACGCTGCAGATCGATCGTCCGTACCGGCCGGCGCGCAGCGCCGTGGCGGCGCTCGCCGTGCTGCACGAGCATGCGGGCACGGCCTTCGATCCGGAGCTGGTCGATCTGCTGACGGCGCGGCTGCACCTGTCGGCGGCCCTGCCGGGCCAGCGCGCCGCCGGGCACGAAGCCGCCGACCAGAACCAGAGCGTGCTGCACGACATCACCGGCACCCATCGCGAAGAGCAGACCTTGTACGAGATTGCGCAGGCGCTTGGCTCGAGCCTCGGCGTGGAAGACGCGATGATGCTGATCCACGAGAAGGTCAATCGCCTGGTGCCGTTCGTGACCTGCGCCTTGTTCCTGGGCAACGACAGCGACGGCTACTCGTGCCGCTACGCCCATGGTCCCGGCACCGAGGCGCTGCTGACCTGGACCGGCCGGCCGTGGAGCGACCTGTCGCAACAGTTGCCGCCGTGCGCCGACGGCCGGGCCGGCCGCGGTCAAGACCTGGCGGCGCTGCTACCCTGCCCGCTGGTGTGCGACGGCCGGCGCATTGGCGCCCTCGTGATTTACCACCACGCGCCCGCCTGCTTCACCGACGAACACCGGCGCGTGTTCGGCCGCGTCAGCGAGCAGGCCGCGGCGGTGATCTACAACTCGACCCGTTACGAGCAGACGCAACACGAATCGCAGACCGATGCGCTGACGGCCCTGCCCAACCGCCGATCGTTCGATCAGCAGTTTGGCGCTTGCATCGCCGGCGCCGCCAGCGCCGGCGGCACGGCCAGCGTGATCGGGCTCGACCTCGACCGGCTCAAGGAGATTAACGATACCTACGGACACGAGGCGGGCGACCGCGCGCTGCGCGCGGTCGGCGCGGCGCTACGGTCAACGGTGCGCGAAAGCGACTTGTGCGCGCGGTTTGCCGGCGACGAGTTCATGGTGGTGCTGTGGGGCTGCAGTCCCGAGCACGAAACGCGGCGGGTGGCCGAGGTGCAGGCCGCGGTGCGCGACTACCCGTTCGAGCCGCGGCCGGGCGTACGGATGCAACTGTCGATCAGCGCCGGGTGCGCGCGCTTCCCCGAGGACGGGCGCACCGTCGAAGAACTGCTCGCGGTGTCGGACGAACGGATGTATCGCGACAAGGCCAGCCGCCGCTCGCGGGCGTAG
- a CDS encoding M14 family metallopeptidase: protein MRRLSVPAIILIAMTHASAQQPAELRTRAELTNYEETSSHADVQRVTNALAASSSLVHVESFGTTEEGRELPLLVISDPKVTTPAAARKLGRPLVFVQANIHAGEVEGKEAVLVLARRLVSGDLKPLTRELVILIAPNYNADGNEKVNVQNRAAQYGPVAGVGTRENAKGLDLNRDYMKLDSVEARALVGLMNKWDPHVLVDLHTTNGSYHANHLTYSPILNPNADARLIEFTRERMLAPIRAAMLKDHNWRTYYYGNFAPEDGSSRDSSRVDPANPGNVTWRTFDHRPRFGNNYAGLRNRIAILSEAYSYLDFKGRVDVTEDFVAEIWKSAADNAKQILQLTAQADRQFTAPPNAKPVELGLDFEIRALPERVGIFVGDVKKVPNPRSGREMLAMTDLAVPVSMEDYGVFAATRSAAMPKGWVIPSSPRLAAAVERLRWHGIQLHEVTTPGQVSVERFTIADYTRTERVFQGRREARLKGTFENAQLTVDPGALFVPADQPLARLAFYLLEPESDDGFVTWNVIEDGLAAGEAYPIYRVMNTTALRFK, encoded by the coding sequence ATGCGTCGTCTTTCTGTTCCCGCCATCATCCTGATCGCCATGACCCACGCCTCGGCGCAGCAGCCGGCCGAGTTGCGCACGCGAGCCGAGCTCACCAACTACGAAGAGACCAGTTCACACGCCGATGTGCAGCGGGTGACGAACGCCCTCGCCGCGTCGAGCTCGCTGGTGCATGTCGAAAGCTTTGGCACGACCGAAGAGGGCCGCGAGCTGCCGCTCTTGGTGATCTCCGATCCGAAGGTGACGACGCCGGCCGCCGCGCGCAAGCTGGGACGGCCGCTTGTGTTTGTGCAAGCCAACATCCACGCCGGCGAGGTCGAGGGCAAGGAAGCCGTGCTGGTGCTGGCCCGCCGCCTGGTCTCAGGTGACTTGAAGCCGCTGACACGGGAGCTGGTCATCCTGATCGCGCCCAACTATAACGCCGACGGCAACGAGAAGGTCAACGTGCAGAACCGCGCGGCGCAGTATGGGCCGGTGGCCGGCGTCGGGACGCGCGAGAACGCCAAGGGTCTGGACCTCAACCGCGACTACATGAAGCTCGACTCGGTCGAGGCGCGAGCGCTGGTCGGGCTGATGAACAAGTGGGATCCCCACGTGCTGGTCGACCTGCACACGACCAACGGCTCGTATCACGCCAACCACCTGACCTACTCGCCCATCCTCAACCCGAACGCCGATGCGCGGCTGATCGAGTTCACCCGCGAGCGCATGCTGGCGCCGATTCGCGCCGCCATGTTGAAGGATCACAATTGGCGGACCTACTACTACGGCAACTTTGCGCCCGAGGACGGATCAAGCCGCGACAGTTCGCGCGTCGACCCCGCCAACCCCGGCAACGTCACGTGGCGCACCTTTGACCATCGGCCGCGTTTCGGCAACAACTACGCGGGCTTGCGCAATCGCATCGCCATCCTGTCGGAGGCGTATAGCTACCTGGACTTCAAGGGCCGCGTCGACGTCACCGAAGATTTCGTGGCCGAGATCTGGAAGTCGGCCGCCGACAACGCCAAGCAGATCCTCCAGCTCACCGCGCAGGCCGACCGGCAGTTCACCGCCCCGCCCAACGCCAAGCCGGTGGAACTCGGCCTCGACTTCGAGATTCGCGCGCTGCCCGAGCGGGTGGGGATCTTCGTCGGCGACGTGAAGAAGGTGCCGAACCCGCGATCGGGCCGCGAGATGCTGGCCATGACCGACCTGGCCGTGCCGGTGTCGATGGAAGACTACGGGGTGTTCGCAGCCACGCGCTCGGCGGCCATGCCCAAGGGGTGGGTGATTCCGTCCAGCCCGCGCCTGGCGGCGGCGGTCGAGCGCCTGCGCTGGCACGGGATTCAGTTACACGAGGTCACGACTCCCGGGCAAGTGTCGGTGGAGCGCTTTACGATTGCCGACTACACGCGCACCGAGCGCGTGTTCCAGGGCCGGCGCGAGGCGCGCCTGAAGGGGACCTTCGAAAACGCGCAACTGACGGTCGATCCCGGCGCGCTGTTCGTGCCCGCCGACCAGCCGCTGGCGCGGCTGGCGTTCTACCTGCTCGAACCGGAGAGCGATGATGGCTTCGTGACCTGGAACGTCATCGAAGACGGACTGGCGGCGGGCGAGGCGTATCCGATCTACCGGGTGATGAACACCACGGCGCTCCGCTTTAAGTAG
- a CDS encoding winged helix-turn-helix domain-containing protein: MAGPAYIWDEWRFEPTECRLMRNDATVPMPAKTLDLLATLLRRAPRLVTKEEILTAVWPDAAVEEGNIAFHVAALRKVLDTGDGPSVIENVRGRGYRFVHDVAILQLPLTDAVQQRIVQPPPVARHQARRRALWPALAVAGLLVVALVMTAVMRGRPAEWSVVVMPFTVVDSDEGAEFVPGLAQYIVLELEKSGIRAQARTGGLRGEQPRDTAMRLGADAALMGTLRQTPAGWQVAVELARSSDGRREWTWVFEVATDANRPAGAGPDDVRSRLQGTIGGRIAAGLQHRLAAGDD; this comes from the coding sequence ATGGCAGGACCGGCGTACATCTGGGACGAGTGGCGCTTCGAGCCGACCGAGTGCCGGTTGATGAGGAACGATGCTACTGTGCCGATGCCCGCCAAGACGCTGGACTTGCTGGCGACCTTGCTCCGGCGCGCACCGCGGCTGGTGACCAAGGAAGAGATCCTCACCGCGGTGTGGCCCGACGCCGCTGTCGAAGAGGGCAACATCGCCTTCCACGTCGCGGCGCTGCGCAAGGTTCTCGATACCGGTGACGGTCCTTCGGTCATTGAGAACGTCAGGGGACGCGGCTATCGGTTCGTGCACGACGTGGCCATCCTCCAGCTGCCGCTGACCGATGCGGTGCAACAGCGCATCGTCCAACCGCCGCCGGTCGCGCGACACCAGGCGCGGCGGCGTGCGCTCTGGCCGGCACTGGCAGTTGCCGGCCTTCTCGTGGTCGCGCTGGTCATGACGGCGGTCATGCGCGGTCGGCCGGCGGAATGGTCGGTCGTCGTGATGCCTTTCACGGTTGTTGATTCGGATGAGGGCGCGGAGTTCGTGCCTGGGCTCGCCCAGTACATCGTCCTGGAACTGGAGAAGAGCGGCATTCGGGCCCAGGCGAGAACCGGTGGACTGCGAGGAGAACAGCCGCGAGACACCGCCATGCGGCTTGGCGCCGATGCGGCGTTGATGGGCACGCTGCGGCAGACCCCTGCAGGATGGCAAGTCGCGGTGGAACTGGCGCGATCAAGCGACGGCAGGCGCGAGTGGACCTGGGTCTTCGAGGTGGCGACCGATGCAAACCGTCCTGCCGGCGCCGGCCCCGATGATGTGCGGTCCCGCCTGCAAGGCACGATTGGCGGACGAATCGCGGCCGGACTCCAGCACCGGCTGGCCGCAGGCGACGATTAG